Proteins from a single region of Pseudomonas phenolilytica:
- a CDS encoding COX15/CtaA family protein has protein sequence MTRPGYRLALFATALAVVVVLLGAYTRLTHAGLGCPDWPGCYGFLGVPMSEQAQSLAAERFPDAPVEVHKGWNEMVHRYFAGSLGLVILALALQALRRRNEPGQPVKLPLLLLAVVIAQALFGMWTVTLQLWPQVVTAHLLGGFTTLSLLFLLCLRLSGALPPLGAVDGRLRAFAALALLLVVGQITLGGWVSSNYAAVACTDFPTCHGEWWPRMDFANAFNLTHHDIGPNYLGGLLYGEARTAIHVSHRLGALSVTLVLLALAALLRRNGLGRLAALVLGALTLQVGLGIANVVLHLPLPVAVAHNGGGAALLLVLVLVNYRLRQPARARHPASMTSTAGRFDLPGARP, from the coding sequence ATGACCCGCCCCGGTTACCGCCTTGCCCTGTTCGCCACCGCGCTGGCCGTGGTGGTGGTGCTGCTCGGCGCCTACACGCGGCTGACCCACGCCGGCCTCGGCTGCCCGGACTGGCCGGGCTGCTACGGTTTTCTCGGCGTGCCGATGAGCGAACAGGCGCAGAGCCTGGCCGCCGAACGCTTCCCCGATGCGCCGGTGGAAGTGCACAAGGGCTGGAACGAGATGGTCCATCGCTATTTCGCCGGCAGCCTCGGCTTGGTGATCCTCGCGCTGGCGCTGCAGGCGCTGCGCCGTCGCAACGAGCCAGGGCAGCCGGTGAAGCTGCCGTTGCTGCTGCTCGCCGTGGTGATCGCCCAGGCGCTGTTCGGCATGTGGACGGTGACGCTGCAGTTGTGGCCGCAAGTCGTTACGGCGCACCTGCTGGGCGGCTTCACCACCCTGAGCCTGTTGTTCCTGCTGTGCCTGCGCCTGTCCGGGGCGCTACCGCCGCTGGGCGCGGTCGACGGCCGGCTGCGCGCCTTCGCGGCGCTCGCCCTGCTGCTGGTGGTCGGCCAGATCACCCTCGGCGGCTGGGTCAGCAGCAACTATGCAGCGGTGGCCTGCACCGATTTTCCCACCTGCCACGGTGAATGGTGGCCACGGATGGATTTCGCCAACGCCTTCAACCTCACCCATCACGACATCGGCCCCAACTACCTCGGCGGCCTGCTCTACGGCGAGGCGCGCACGGCAATCCACGTCAGCCACCGGCTCGGCGCACTGAGCGTGACACTGGTGCTGCTGGCGCTCGCCGCGCTGCTGCGGCGCAACGGCCTCGGCCGCCTCGCGGCGCTGGTGCTCGGCGCGCTGACGCTGCAGGTCGGGCTGGGTATCGCCAACGTCGTGCTGCACCTGCCGCTGCCGGTCGCGGTGGCACACAACGGCGGCGGCGCCGCGCTGCTGCTGGTGCTGGTGCTGGTCAACTACCGCCTGCGCCAGCCTGCACGCGCCCGACATCCCGCATCGATGACGTCCACGGCCGGTCGCTTCGACCTGCCCGGCGCCCGACCATAA
- the cyoE gene encoding heme o synthase: MATVLSEHRVQASWRDYLELTKPKVVLLMLITSLVGMFLATRAGVPWTVLLFGNLGIALCAGGAAAVNHVVDRRIDAVMARTHKRPLAEGRVSPAAALTFALALGVAGLALLLAFTNALAAWLTLASLIGYAVIYTGFLKRATPQNIVIGGLAGAAPPLLGWVAVTGQISAEPLLLVLIIFAWTPPHFWALAIHRRAEYAKVNIPMLPVTHGVHYTKVHILLYTAILLAVSFMPFAIHMSGLLYLVAAALLGARFLYWAIALYRDSRPHAAIKTFKFSIWYLFALFIALLVDHYLLLDF, translated from the coding sequence ATGGCCACCGTACTCAGCGAACACCGCGTCCAGGCCAGCTGGCGCGACTACCTGGAGCTGACCAAGCCGAAGGTGGTGCTGCTGATGCTCATCACCTCGCTGGTCGGCATGTTCCTCGCCACCCGTGCCGGCGTGCCGTGGACGGTGCTGCTGTTCGGCAACCTCGGCATCGCGCTGTGCGCCGGCGGCGCGGCGGCGGTCAATCACGTGGTGGACCGCCGCATCGACGCAGTGATGGCGCGCACCCACAAGCGCCCGCTGGCCGAGGGCCGGGTGTCACCCGCCGCCGCGCTGACCTTTGCGCTGGCATTGGGCGTCGCCGGGCTCGCGCTGCTGCTGGCCTTCACCAATGCGCTGGCGGCCTGGCTGACGCTCGCCTCGCTGATCGGCTACGCGGTGATCTACACCGGCTTTCTCAAGCGCGCCACGCCGCAGAACATCGTCATCGGCGGCCTGGCCGGCGCCGCGCCGCCGCTGCTCGGCTGGGTCGCGGTGACCGGCCAGATCAGCGCCGAACCCCTGCTGCTGGTGCTGATCATCTTCGCCTGGACGCCACCACATTTCTGGGCGCTGGCGATCCACCGCCGCGCCGAGTACGCCAAGGTGAACATTCCGATGCTGCCGGTGACCCACGGCGTGCACTACACCAAGGTGCACATCCTGCTCTACACCGCGATCCTGCTGGCAGTCAGCTTCATGCCGTTCGCCATCCACATGAGCGGCCTGCTGTACCTGGTCGCCGCGGCGTTGCTGGGCGCGCGGTTTCTCTACTGGGCCATCGCGCTGTACCGCGACAGCCGGCCACATGCGGCAATCAAGACCTTCAAATTCAGCATCTGGTACCTGTTCGCGCTGTTCATCGCGCTACTGGTTGATCATTATCTGCTGCTCGATTTCTAG